In Suricata suricatta isolate VVHF042 chromosome X, meerkat_22Aug2017_6uvM2_HiC, whole genome shotgun sequence, the DNA window ggctgggccccGCTCTGCCACCGCAGCCGCCCTATGTCATTCTGGAGGAGGGGGGGATCCGCGCGTACTTCACCCTGGGTGCTGGGGGTCCCGGCTGGGAGCCTGAGATGGAGTCAGGGTATGGGGAGGCGCCCCCTCCCACGGAGAGCCTAGTAACATTCTCTCCTTCGGAGGCTTCTGGGGGAAGTGTGGAGATTGACTTTCAGGTTGTGGAGCCAGGCAGTTTTGCTGGAGAGAGGGCCCTAGAAACCTGTAGCGCAGGGCAGTGGGGGTACCAAAGGTTAACCGGTCCAGGGGGGAAGGAAGAGGCTATCATCCTAGTGGAAGATGACGATGAGGATGAAAAGGAAAgtgtgaggaagaggaggaggaggaggaagaggaagcagaggaaggtgaagaaggaaagcaagaagaaTGCCGAGAAGATAGAGTGCATCCTGCAGGCACTGGAAAACATTCAACTGGACCTGGAGGCAGTGAACATCAAGGCCGGCAAGGCCTTCCTCCGTCTGAAGCGCAAGTTCATCCAGATGCGAAGACCCTTCCTGGAGCGCAGGGACCTCATCATCCAGCATATCCCAGGCTTCTGGGTCAAAGCAGTATCCTTGTCATCTAAATTCATGGGCCAGGAgcccatgataaaaaaaaaaagggggggggaggggagggaggtacagaaagGGTGAATTTGTGTGGGAGTGGATCTCTATTGGAAAAATGCCTAGGGTTGGTGGAGGAGGAATGGAAGGAGAGGGGCAAAACATCAGAGAAGCTGGACTAGAAAtgatgaatgggggagagaggcacACAGCATAAAAACCGAACCAtagatgggaaagagaaaagatgaggagcataatattaaaaaacaaaaaaggatcaCTGATAGTGAAATGGAGAGGGTGGTAGAGGAGGCACACAGCAGAAAAATTGGACCAGAGATGgtgaaaggaggggggagggacacacagaagatAAATTGGCTCAGAGATggtgaagagggagaggaagggcacACATCAGAGAAATTGCCCAGAAAGGGTGCCTAAGTCACAGGTGGCTCTTCAAATCTAAGTCTCTGCTTAGATACTAGGGAGACCCCAAATCCTGGCTGGAAAGAAGGGGGCTAGAGCCCCTAAAGGGTCAGGAGCAGTACGTAGAAGTGGAGCTCAAGGAATTAAATGAAGgatagaagaattttaaaaatctcatttactCTGGggcacacatgtacatacatgcaaCATGTTAGGAACATACGGGTTTAACTTCGTAATGGAATTACGTGGATAGAGGCCCTTGACACTCTCATGCAAAGTATCACATGATCCCAGGCTCTCAGCACTCAGGCACACAGTATTATGTGGCCACAGGTTCTCAGCATGCAGACACATAGCATCATGTGACTTATTGGTCCTCAGCACCCGGCCACACGCCATGACTTGGATACAAACCTTCAGACTCAGATACCCAATATCATGTGGACATAGACCTGTAACACCCAAGTAAGCAACATCGTGACTACAGGTGCTCAACAACCAGATATAATACCACTTGGGCACAGGGCTTCAGCTCCCAGACACGATATCTTGTGAATACAAATTCACAGCACCCTGGGATACAACATCACATGGACATAGACCCTTAGCACCCAGACACACAGCAAATATGAATCATGGCAAGGCAGCATAATGCAGAGGCTTGACATTGCGGAGACATAGGTTTTTACCACATAGTATCATAGGAAGAAAAGTATGGGTCATGTCCCATGACCCACTTGCTCCACACACATCATATGAACACAGAAGGAATTCTGCTCcagcctctctcttgctctgccctgcctggccttccctccctccttctctcattgAACAGTCACTCCTTGACCTAAACTGCTCCCTCCATCAGTTCCTCAACCACCCCAAAATTTCAATCTTGATCAACCGACGTGATGAAGACATTTTCCGCTACTTGACCAATCTGCAGGTCAGACCAAAGACATATTTTTTACTAGGATCGGGCAAGGAATCTGGCCCTTGGAGGTGAGGGGgtttgggagggaggggcctTGGTGTGGTGGAGATTCCAACATTACTTCTACCCTGAGCAGGTACAGGATCTCAGACATATCTCCATGGGCTACAAGATGAAGCTGTACTTTCAGACAAACCCCTACTTTACAAACATGGTGATTGTCAAGGAGTTCCAGCGCAGCCGCTCTGGTAAGAGGCAGTCCTAGGGAAAATTGTCACTCTGCACTCCCCATCTGTCTTTGTCCAGTGCCCTCTCCAcagcctcctttcctcccagGCCGGCTGGTGTCTCACTCAACTCCAATCCGCTGGCACCGGGGCCAGGAACCCCAAGCCCACAGGCACAGGAACCAGGACACCAGCCACAGCTTCTTTAACTGGTTCTCAAACCACAGCTTCCCAGAGGCTGACAGGATTGCGGAGGTGAGGCCCCTCCTGGCATTGCCAGAGAAAGCCTTGCTAGGCTTGCTTCTGGATGCTTGGGAAATTCGGAGTAGGCTCTGGGGCATATATTCATAACTctgttccccttcccccctcctctctttcaACAGATTATCAAAAATGACCTGTGGGTTAACCCTCTGCGCTACTACATGATGGGAGAAGGAGGCTACAGGGCaaacagaaagaagcaagaaaaagaagaaaggtgatGGGGGGGATTGGTGGCCGAGAGGTGGTTTGTTGGGGATGGGACAAAGATTAGGCTAGTGTTACACAGAATTTATAGGGCCAAAGGGACTTTTGAGAGAATTCAATCCAATATGTTTATGATGCCCATAAGTGAGGTGTGATTGGCCTGAGGTCGTGCAGACCGGAGCAGAAATGGGACTCTCCCCACCCTAATCTCATCCCCGGGATTCCTTGtagcctcctgcctccccagtTACTTATCACCTCTTAGTGtctgccctgcctcccagcaATCCTATACTCAACTCCAGGCTTCCTCACAGTAAAAACAGGGACAAGTATGAAGTGGTGATCATGGAAGACTCTGATGACTATCACATAATGGAAGACATTATCAGTGAGACTTCAGACAGTGATGGCATCACCGACAGTGAGACCATTCATGACATCAAGATCTCTGACTTCATGGAGACCACCGACTGCTTTGAAACCACTGACAACGAGATAACTGACATTAATGAGAGTCTCTGTGACAGTGAAAGCCCTGACCACAATGACAGCCCTGACAATGAGACCACCGACAACAATGAGAGTCCCGATGACCACGAGACCACCGACAACAATGAGAGCTCTGATGACAACGAGACCACTGACAACAACGAGAGTGCCGATGACAACAATGAGAACCCTGACGATGAGAACCCTGATGACAACAGTGAGAACCCTGAAGACAACACTGATGACAACGAAGAGAACCCTGATGACAATGAAGAAAATACCGATGATAATGATGAGAATCCCAATGGTGATGAGAACCCCAAAGGTGGCAACCGTGGCAGCAGTGGTGACAACCAGGACAGCAGTGACAGTGACAATGAAGGGGACAACGAGGGCAGTGATGATGAAGATAATGATGGTAATGAAGGTGACAATGAAGGCAGCGATGATGATGGCAATGAAGGTGACAATGAAGGCAGCGATGATGACGATAGAGACATCGAAGATTACAAGAATGACAATGATGATCCTAACAAGGATCAGGATAACAGCAACAACCAGGATTACTATGAGGATGAAGTGGTGAACATCTCTGAAGAAGAATCCtcagtggaggaggaagaggagggcagtGAGGAAGGTGAGCCTAGAGCCCCCTCttgtcttccctctttctcttcccagagAAAAGCTGGCCAGGGTCAGGATATCAAGGCGTGAGTACAGTCTGTTcttgtggagaaaagaaaaagtattttgtgcaactttttaaacaaagcaaGGCCAGGGAACCTTTAACTTACAATtgtaacaaaaccaaagaaacagaTTTCTGTTCTAGCTGGTGGGTAGATAGGTTGTAATGTAAcagaacaaaagacaaataagGAATGAAGAGATAGGAGAAGGTGGGTAGAAAATTGAGAAGGCCAagctcacacacacaaagagggGGAAAGTGGCAAACATATTACAATTCAGCAAACTCTGTACCCAGCCCTGGCCTTCAGGGAACTCCCAGGCTTGTTTCTGAGGATCCTTTACCAGTCCTAGAAGCTGCTTATCATGAAAAGTTCCAGTAGTCACGTATGTTGGGGACAATACTGTCCCCAACTGTATACATTACTGTATACATTAATATCTGCAGGTAGAGTGACAGGGTACATTAGCACCTTAAAGGTTCTGAAAAATCCTGCAGTAAGAAACCTATTTAAACATTGTGGAacccagcatttcccaaacttctTAACCACAGAAGCCACTGTTTATTGCTTGGCAAAACATGCATTTTAGGAAATGCTGAGAAAAGTTTGCATGTAGGGGGTTGAGGGAGAAGGCAGTATTTAAGGTAACCCAGGTTTGGTCTGTCCTGGATGACTGGCAAATGGAGGTGCCATTTTTTAGGATTGGGAACGACATAGTGGCAGGATTGATGAAATGGAGGAACATGGAGTTGGAAAGGCCTGTTGGACATAAATTACAGGTAGTAGCCCAGGCAGGTGTTTGTCTAGGAAGTCAGAAGTTGTAAATAAAGGGGGTAACAAGCCAGAACAAAATCATAGCCCTGGATTCTGTGGCCAGTTAACATTAATGAAGTGTTCACTATATGCCGGGCACAATTCTAagtgatttacttattttattaactcatttaatcctcacagcaactcttgaggtaggtactattaccGTTTTATagagtgggaaactgaggctctgagggtAGAATTAGGAAGAGGACTGGGCATGGAGGGGATTGTCATCAGTGTCCAGTGCTGCTGAAAGGTCAGGTAAAATGAGGGCTGGGTTTGGCACTGAATAGGTCATTGTGACCTTGGCAAGAGTAGTTTCAGTGGATTGATGTGGGCAGAGCCATATCACCGTGGGGTAGGATGAGGGAATGAGCAAGGGGCAAGGCAATAGAGTCAAACCTTGGCTAAGAAGGGGATGGCAGAGGGCAGGCAAGGGAGATGTTTGAGCCTGGCTGTGGGCTGGCAGACCTTGGAGAGGCAGGCCCCTGGGGGAGGTAAAAGGAGCTGGAAGACCAATCACTCCTGGGGGTTTGGGCCATGGGGTCTCTGGCAAATTTCCATTGGAGGCAGGGGCAAGGAAATAGGCATGGAATGTAGATTCAATCTAGACATATATTCAGTTAGAGTAGGGAAACAGGGAATTGCCACTGGATGGCATCTTCtttcagagaaggggagaaaaaactATCTGTCCAGCCctagggtgggagtgggggtagggAATTGGACTAAATAAGACAGACTGTGGCCTGTTTGGATCAGActggggagaagaagagggagagctGCCTGGGAAGTAACAGAAGGTTTATTCAGCTGAGGTCAGAGCTCAGAAGACACATACATTGACACATTACATGGGGAGAAAAACCTACTCTCAGAGATGGTATCAATTTTGATAATCCAGAGGCAGGGATCCCACGCTGCCTTCTTGCTTCCCTCCCACTTTTCCCTTGCTCTGGGCTTGcttgagaaacacacacacacacacacacacacacacacacacacacttgctttTTCCAAGCAAAGGTACTTGGTGAGCCCCCAAAGCCCTGGCTATAGGCTCTGTTCACTGATAAGAGTGCCAtcctccagcttccagaactgagaagatagatttctattgtttaaacaaagaaaaaatagtaacatCTATATGCTCATCTAAACACCCTGTTTTCCCCTCCTTGCCCcttgtctctcttcccctgtaCAGACAGTGAGCAAGAAGGTGAGGAGAGTGACTGCAGTgagggtgaggaggaagaggaggaggaagggatcaAAGATGACTCCGAAGGAGGGGAAGACTCTGAAGACTCTGACATGGAGGAGGTGCTTCAGGTCCAAAATGTTTGGGCCAACCCGGGGAAGAGGGGCTAAACTGGGTAAACATTTGACCCTTGCAGGGGTTgcctctctgtatccctctctccctgccccatttGCCCTCCCCCTCAGCTAGGGCCGTGCGGCCCCATATTGCACTTCTGGGGTGTGGCCGACTTCGTACACgggtttaaagtttatttttatggtttagtAATTGCAGAGTtcttatttgggggggagggaaagggggatttcccccttccttctggcCCTCCTCCTCCGCAGGCTTCTGTGTGCTGCTAAAGTATTTATTGTGATGCCTCGGTCAGGGCCCCTCTATCCCCCTCCTCGTGCTGTGTGGAGTGGACACCCTTGATCCCAAAGCGGGGAGGGCCGCTGTGGCCTTGGGGGGCTCTACTGCCACCCTGTTCTCCCAAGCCTCTCTTTCCCTCcgtccctcggcccctccccacgCTGTGCCCGCTAGCCCGCCTAGGTGTCTATGCAAGGCCACTTGTCACTGCGGtatttctgtccccctcccccccagaagCCCCTCCTTGTTCCTTGTGAACCTTGGTAATCCTAATAAAACGAGCAAATTCAAAGTGCTGCTTCCAGTCTTTTGTCCCGCTTGGAGAGCCATCCCCAGGAGCCAGTCTCCAGTCCCACAGGCCCTCAAAACGCTATTCCTTTCCACGCACTGGCCTGCAAGATAGCGGTGGCGGTGGGAGGGGGTGTTTGGTTTTCTGGGGGCGAGCTCTGCTGGGCCTCGGAGGTGTTGCGTCAGGCCAATGCGGACCAGCCTGGCCAATGGCAGGGCGAGGCTGAAAAAGCCCCACCCACGCCCTGCCGGCTGCTGCAGTGGAAGAGCTAGGTGGCAAACAGCTTCCCACGCCGCCCTGTCTCGCGCAGTCGCACAGAAACGACCTGCACCCTGGAATATCCGTTTGTTAGtgattcatctttttatttatcatgCGTCAAACCTTTCCTCGGGCCTAGTGTGAGCTGGGCGTGGGGAGCCATTGgaatccatttttttctcatttgcatgtagttaaaaaataataatttgtcgAGACATTACATCCTAGTAATTCAGGAATGCTCTCTCGTGTTAGGGAAAGGGTGCAGGGTCCTTGGAACTGGGCCTggaagagaaggcaagaaaatatGGCTCGAGCCATAGAGTGCATAGGGATAAGGGGAAGAAAGCAAAGGGAGATTATTACGTAGCTGTGTGActgagggggggaggggttgggagtTGGGCGTTTCAAAGGCTCTCTGAGAAACCTCAGAAAGACCGAGTTGTTTCAGATTTTGGATACGGTAACTTTATTTCAGCGGACACCAGAAATACCTCCAGATTCTTTGTGCTTCATAATAATAACTTATACAAATATCCAGGTTGGTCTTCGGCAATACACCTCCCGAATTTTCCATGCAACACCCTTGTTTTAAAGGGAGGCGTCAGATACAGATGCCCTCTGCTGGCTGCCAGGAGAATgctttggagggagggagaggagagcagtGAGGACGTTGACACTCTTCCTCAGGTGAGAGTGGTGTAATGGGCAGATATGGaaggctttttaaataaattttttattttagaagtttcaGATTTCGGggagcctggctggttcagtcagtagagtatgcgactcttgatctcagggttgtgagttccagccctatgtttagtgtagatattacttagaaaaataaaatcttaaaacagtttagatttatagaattattgcaaaaataatacagagagtgCTCG includes these proteins:
- the TSPYL2 gene encoding testis-specific Y-encoded-like protein 2, encoding MDRSDEGPPAKARRLSSSEQGQQDQLPPPPPPPPPPLLRLPLPPPEQRPRLQEETEAAQVLADMRGVGLGPALPPQPPYVILEEGGIRAYFTLGAGGPGWEPEMESGYGEAPPPTESLVTFSPSEASGGSVEIDFQVVEPGSFAGERALETCSAGQWGYQRLTGPGGKEEAIILVEDDDEDEKESVRKRRRRRKRKQRKVKKESKKNAEKIECILQALENIQLDLEAVNIKAGKAFLRLKRKFIQMRRPFLERRDLIIQHIPGFWVKAFLNHPKISILINRRDEDIFRYLTNLQVQDLRHISMGYKMKLYFQTNPYFTNMVIVKEFQRSRSGRLVSHSTPIRWHRGQEPQAHRHRNQDTSHSFFNWFSNHSFPEADRIAEIIKNDLWVNPLRYYMMGEGGYRANRKKQEKEESKNRDKYEVVIMEDSDDYHIMEDIISETSDSDGITDSETIHDIKISDFMETTDCFETTDNEITDINESLCDSESPDHNDSPDNETTDNNESPDDHETTDNNESSDDNETTDNNESADDNNENPDDENPDDNSENPEDNTDDNEENPDDNEENTDDNDENPNGDENPKGGNRGSSGDNQDSSDSDNEGDNEGSDDEDNDGNEGDNEGSDDDGNEGDNEGSDDDDRDIEDYKNDNDDPNKDQDNSNNQDYYEDEVVNISEEESSVEEEEEGSEEDSEQEGEESDCSEGEEEEEEEGIKDDSEGGEDSEDSDMEEVLQVQNVWANPGKRG